Genomic window (Chthonomonas sp.):
AAGTAATTGGCTCATAGAATAGGTTCTATCTTACTTGGCGGCGAGGGGGTGGCGAACGAAAAAACACCCGGAAAGTTGTACTTCCGGGTGGGAAAAGTTGGGGAAAAGGGGATTAACTTACCTTTGCCTTGGGCGGGTTGCTCGGCAACTCACCAATGATATGTTTAGGTCTGACCGGATATCCCTGCATCCACGGCTCGCGTTTGCGCCATTCGCGCCAGGCTCGCAGCAACTGCAAGTTTGTGGGCATGTTTAAGTCCTTGGCGAGGCCCACGCTCTTTAGGCCGCGAATGAACCAGTAGCTCGGGTCGAACTGCCAGCCGAACACGCCGTGCTTGGCCCAGAGAGCCGCGTTGTGGTGCGTGTTGTGACCGCCCTCGCCCCAGGCGAGAATTTCGATGACGGCGTTGTTGCGCGCGTTGTCCGGCGTGTCGAATGGCTTTTCACCCCACAGGTGACAAACCGAATTGACACAGAATGTGGACCAATTCATGAACAAAAGTCGGGTGAGCGATTCCCACACGCTAATGCCGCCAAGGGCATAGGGGATGTAGAAGCTCAGGCCGAGAATGGTGAGGTAGACCACCGGGTGGCTGATGAGGGCCACGGTCTTGTCCTTCTCAATCTCGACGATATCGTTGACGAATCCGGCCCATCGCTTTTTGAGAATGGTGTCGGTCGTGACAATCACTTCACCGGCGGGGTTTCGCACCTCCCAGTGACCGCGATCTTCCTCGCGGAATCGGAAATCTTCGAGCTTCGGCGGGTGCGCCAGCATGTGCGCACGCCACTCTTCCATCGTCATGTTCATCGGCTTGCGCAGGCTCGGCTCGCGGAACGCCCACATGACGAAGCTGTGCATGAAGCCCATGAATTGCTCCCACCAAATCGCGCGCTTTGAATCCTCAAACACGTACGGGCTGTGCACGTCCACGCTGGTTTCGCCAAAGGCGTGGTGCTTGGTGTGCTTCTTCATCCACTCGCCCGCCGGACCCTGCATGGCGCAACTGCCCATGGCGAGCACAACGCCGCGCACGACTTGGTTGGTTTTGTAGCTGGGGTGGGTGCCCGTGCGGTGATAACCAACGGTGATGCCCATGCCCGCGAGGAGCCACATGCCCATGAACCATACAAAGTGGTGACCGTACAAGTTGTACATACCCACGAAGAACGGGATGATCGCGAAGAACACCGCCCAGCGATAAATGGACCGCAGAATACGCGTGCGAACCGCCTTGTTGACCAAGGACCGGTGCCGCGGCAGGATCATCTTGGTGCGAGTGAACAGCTCCTTGTAGCCGGTGACGATGGGGAAGCGGCGGAAGTAGGGACGAACCCACTTGATATGCGCGCCCACGATGGCGACCAGGTAGGCCAGCCAGCCAATGGTGGCGAGGAACCGTGCATTATCCTGCAACACTTGATACAGCAACACGAGCCCACCAACGGGCGGCGCGGCGATAAAAAGGAGGACGATGAATTGTTCTAAGCGGCGATTGTTGTGCTCAGCGTAGCTCAAGAGGGAGGGTCTCCGGGGGAGGCAGACGACAGCCTGCACATCCTATCTATTGTGACGGATGGCCGCGGCGATTCGCTGGAACTCAGTTCAAACTAGGTCGAAAGGCTTGCGTCCACGTCGCGTCGCTTCTTCCAATCGTTGTAGCTTTGCAGCAAGTGCCGTCGAATCAGGCTGAGGTTGTTGAAGATGCGTTGACCGAAAATCAGCGCGCAAACCAGGAAGATGTCCACCCCAATTTGGTCGCCCATCCACGCTAAAAAGAACGCCAGCAGGCAGTTGGTGAAGAAGCCGCTGACGAACACATCCGCCGCAAACCGCCCCTCGAAATTGCTCTTGATGCCGCCGCACACGGTGTCAAGTCCGGCCAGGCAAGCCACCGCCAGATACACCCCGGCCGGGCCGCGCAAGTCTTGACTCGGCAGAAGCCCGATGAGCAGGCCCAAGATGAGGGCGAACACGGGAATGAGGATCACTTCGGCACCTCGACAGTTTTCACATGCTTCTTTTCGGTGCTGCCCGAATACGCCGGCAGCATCATCTTGTCCACCAGGACAATCTCCATCATGCGCGGGTCAATCGCCGTGATCTCGGCGTGAATGCCGCCCGGCATCTCGATGGCGCCTTTGAGCGACTTGGCATCGCCCAGCGCTTGAATCACAATCGGCGAAGCGATACGCACGCTATCCACCAGGATAGTCGAGCCAACGCACCGGAAGTTCGTGCCGAGCGCCACGCGATTGTTGTTGACCGAAACCGCCTCGGCGCCCGCGTTCCAAAGCTCGTTGACCACCTTCAGGATGTCGGTGTCGTGGATGATTTTATCTTCCACGAAATCCTCTTTCGCGTTCGGGGCGTCGCGCAGAGTGATGCGCACGCCCGGGCCGACCACCTCGGTGAGTCCGGCAAACAATTTGAGGTTCTCGGCG
Coding sequences:
- a CDS encoding small basic family protein translates to MILIPVFALILGLLIGLLPSQDLRGPAGVYLAVACLAGLDTVCGGIKSNFEGRFAADVFVSGFFTNCLLAFFLAWMGDQIGVDIFLVCALIFGQRIFNNLSLIRRHLLQSYNDWKKRRDVDASLST
- a CDS encoding DUF881 domain-containing protein, with the translated sequence MKRPDMKNPFNVSQTIKSPVITISLMCLMLGVMTTSAIRTNRARADIRRDPNVAARLDVNDNQTQEEVASLRREVSKLREENTKFQAALSKETDQAKVIYESAENLKLFAGLTEVVGPGVRITLRDAPNAKEDFVEDKIIHDTDILKVVNELWNAGAEAVSVNNNRVALGTNFRCVGSTILVDSVRIASPIVIQALGDAKSLKGAIEMPGGIHAEITAIDPRMMEIVLVDKMMLPAYSGSTEKKHVKTVEVPK